A portion of the Cellulophaga algicola DSM 14237 genome contains these proteins:
- a CDS encoding OmpH family outer membrane protein, with translation MKTKVLLVISAILWSINGFSQTRGVRIAYIDMEYILENVEEYREANEQLDSKVQKWKLEIEQEKSAVDQMKKDLMAEKVLLTAELIEEREEEISLLEKEMFDYQQDRFGPGGDLFLSKQRLIQPIQDQVFTEVQKIGQSKNYDMIFDKSADVVMLYAEKRLDISDLVLKAISRTRKVSAAREKINQRDLEPVEREMTDAYKERLEQSKDAEETREKLATDKREEQLKLREDRKKAYEARRKKLLEEREAKKKATQEEEKENN, from the coding sequence ATGAAAACAAAAGTTCTTTTAGTTATCAGTGCAATTTTGTGGTCCATAAATGGCTTCTCTCAAACACGTGGTGTGAGAATAGCATATATTGATATGGAGTACATTTTAGAAAATGTAGAAGAGTATAGAGAGGCAAACGAGCAATTGGATAGTAAAGTTCAGAAATGGAAGCTTGAAATAGAACAAGAAAAAAGTGCTGTTGATCAAATGAAAAAGGATTTGATGGCGGAAAAAGTTTTATTAACGGCAGAACTTATTGAAGAGCGCGAAGAAGAAATTAGCCTTCTTGAAAAGGAAATGTTCGATTACCAACAAGATAGATTTGGGCCAGGAGGAGATTTGTTTTTGTCAAAGCAGCGTTTAATACAGCCCATACAAGACCAGGTTTTTACGGAAGTACAGAAAATTGGTCAGAGTAAGAACTATGATATGATTTTTGATAAATCTGCAGATGTGGTTATGTTATATGCAGAGAAAAGATTAGATATTAGTGATTTGGTTTTGAAAGCTATCTCTAGAACACGTAAAGTTAGTGCTGCAAGAGAGAAGATCAATCAGCGCGATTTAGAGCCAGTAGAAAGAGAAATGACTGATGCTTATAAGGAAAGGCTAGAACAATCTAAAGATGCAGAGGAAACAAGAGAGAAACTTGCAACGGACAAGCGAGAAGAGCAGTTGAAATTACGTGAAGACCGTAAAAAAGCGTATGAAGCTAGACGCAAAAAGTTGCTAGAAGAACGTGAGGCAAAGAAAAAAGCGACTCAAGAAGAAGAAAAAGAAAATAATTAA
- the murI gene encoding glutamate racemase yields the protein MNLQPIGIFDSGVGGTSIWKEIHKLLPNEDTIYLADSKNAPYGEKSADEILNLSIKNTEFLLNLGCKIIVIACNTATTNAIAYLRKTYDIPFIGIEPAIKPAALNSKSKTIGVLATKGTLTSALFNTTSKNYSEGITVIDQDGEGLVPLIESGKVNGVEVRNLLLKYLNPMIHQGIDYLVLGCTHYPYLIPVIQEIVSDKVTIIDSGEAVAKHTKSILEKFKLSASDQLSKHQFYSNKNADELKYFLTDYEVSVDFLDF from the coding sequence ATGAATTTACAACCTATAGGTATTTTTGATTCTGGTGTTGGAGGAACGTCTATTTGGAAAGAAATACATAAATTATTACCTAATGAGGATACTATTTATTTAGCAGATAGTAAGAATGCACCTTATGGTGAAAAATCTGCTGATGAGATTTTAAACCTGAGCATAAAAAACACCGAATTTCTATTAAATCTAGGATGTAAAATTATCGTGATAGCTTGTAATACAGCTACGACAAACGCAATAGCTTACCTTAGAAAAACCTATGATATTCCGTTTATAGGGATTGAGCCTGCTATTAAACCAGCGGCACTTAATTCAAAATCTAAAACTATTGGGGTGTTGGCCACCAAAGGTACTTTGACCAGTGCCCTTTTTAATACAACATCAAAAAATTATTCAGAAGGTATTACTGTTATTGATCAAGATGGTGAAGGCTTAGTTCCGTTAATAGAGTCCGGTAAGGTTAATGGTGTTGAGGTAAGAAATCTTTTACTTAAATACTTAAACCCAATGATACACCAAGGAATAGATTATCTAGTTTTAGGCTGTACACATTACCCTTATTTAATTCCAGTAATTCAAGAAATAGTATCAGACAAGGTTACGATAATAGATTCTGGAGAAGCGGTTGCAAAACACACTAAAAGTATTCTAGAGAAATTTAAGCTTTCTGCAAGTGATCAGCTATCAAAGCATCAGTTTTATAGCAATAAGAATGCTGATGAGTTAAAATATTTTTTAACAGATTATGAGGTTTCTGTAGATTTTTTAGATTTTTAA
- a CDS encoding OmpH family outer membrane protein: MKHLKGIVVAVVLFVGATSFVNAQNKMAHINVTELMSAMPEMKSAEAELKKLEQTYGADIQSSMTSLQGKFKQYESEAPSKSDEENQKRTVELQEAQKNIQSAQQKASQELQTKQVALLGPISDKAKAAIEKVAAAQGVNYVLDSSQGSGVIVAKGTDLLPLVKKELGF; this comes from the coding sequence ATGAAACATTTAAAAGGAATAGTAGTAGCAGTAGTATTATTTGTAGGAGCTACAAGTTTTGTTAACGCGCAAAATAAAATGGCTCATATTAACGTAACAGAACTTATGTCTGCAATGCCAGAGATGAAATCTGCTGAAGCTGAACTTAAAAAGTTAGAGCAAACGTATGGTGCAGATATTCAAAGTTCAATGACTTCTTTACAAGGGAAATTTAAGCAGTACGAGAGTGAAGCTCCTAGTAAGTCAGATGAAGAAAATCAGAAAAGAACTGTAGAGCTACAAGAAGCTCAAAAAAATATTCAAAGTGCTCAACAAAAAGCGAGTCAAGAATTACAAACTAAGCAAGTTGCTTTGTTAGGCCCTATTTCTGATAAAGCTAAAGCAGCTATCGAGAAAGTAGCAGCTGCTCAAGGTGTAAACTATGTTTTAGATTCTTCTCAAGGTAGCGGTGTAATCGTAGCTAAAGGAACAGATTTATTACCATTAGTGAAAAAGGAATTAGGATTCTAA
- a CDS encoding energy transducer TonB, whose translation MKTILIRIAIVLISCNALSQTTNYNPFLENNFATFKDCNTTTSSAAEECFRKILITNFEASFDYQEEKTETNTNGRSVYFSFKVDSIGEIHKVDFYDSDDEIIREPLDGSIAQLPKMTPSTEDNIKGNTTFILELKITPEEKTLFKIIDIKTRFEKPKTKKNENSEVIEFNIIDKVPVFPGCEIESEQQRKQCFQGKMMKHIMKNFRYPEFAQEKGIQGRVNVIFMIDKEGNITAIKTRGSHPVLELEARRIIAKLPQMEPGEEDGKPVKVPFSLPITFRLQ comes from the coding sequence ATGAAAACCATTTTAATACGCATAGCCATAGTACTTATCTCTTGTAATGCGCTATCACAAACCACAAATTACAACCCATTTCTAGAAAACAATTTTGCAACTTTTAAAGATTGTAACACGACGACAAGTAGTGCTGCAGAAGAATGCTTTAGAAAAATTTTGATCACAAACTTTGAGGCTTCATTTGACTACCAAGAAGAAAAGACAGAAACAAATACCAACGGACGATCTGTTTATTTTAGTTTTAAAGTAGATTCTATTGGTGAAATACACAAGGTTGATTTCTATGATTCTGATGACGAAATAATCAGAGAGCCACTAGATGGTTCCATAGCGCAATTACCAAAAATGACACCTTCTACAGAAGATAATATTAAAGGTAACACCACTTTTATTTTAGAGCTAAAAATTACTCCCGAAGAAAAGACACTATTTAAAATTATTGATATTAAAACTAGATTTGAAAAACCTAAAACCAAGAAAAATGAAAATTCAGAAGTTATTGAATTTAACATCATAGACAAAGTACCTGTATTTCCCGGATGTGAAATAGAAAGTGAGCAGCAGCGAAAACAGTGCTTTCAAGGAAAAATGATGAAACACATCATGAAGAACTTTCGCTATCCAGAATTTGCACAAGAAAAGGGAATACAAGGAAGAGTGAACGTTATATTTATGATAGATAAAGAAGGCAATATAACAGCTATAAAAACCAGAGGATCTCATCCTGTATTGGAATTAGAAGCAAGAAGAATTATCGCTAAACTACCTCAAATGGAGCCAGGAGAAGAAGACGGAAAACCTGTTAAGGTCCCCTTCTCTCTCCCAATAACATTTAGACTTCAATAA
- a CDS encoding dihydrofolate reductase: MKTVTLIAAAADNNALGKDNDLLWHLPDDFKRFKALTTGYPIVMGRKTFESFPKPLPNRTHIIITRDKNYKTVFENCKVVHSLEEALIVGNQLNNAVFIIGGGEIYALGLEKATCIELTRVHGNFEADAFFPEFDENKWELIKEEHHPKDDKHKYAFTYLTYQLKI, translated from the coding sequence TTGAAAACAGTTACTCTAATAGCAGCTGCAGCTGATAACAATGCACTGGGCAAGGATAATGACCTGCTTTGGCATCTCCCTGACGACTTTAAGCGCTTTAAAGCGCTAACTACCGGTTATCCCATAGTCATGGGAAGAAAGACCTTTGAAAGCTTTCCTAAACCACTACCCAATAGAACGCATATCATTATCACTAGAGACAAAAATTACAAGACTGTCTTTGAAAATTGCAAGGTGGTACATTCTTTAGAAGAAGCCCTTATTGTAGGCAATCAACTAAACAACGCAGTATTTATTATTGGCGGAGGTGAAATATATGCTTTAGGTCTTGAAAAAGCAACATGTATAGAACTCACTAGAGTCCACGGAAATTTTGAAGCAGATGCTTTTTTTCCTGAATTTGATGAAAATAAATGGGAATTAATAAAAGAAGAGCATCACCCAAAAGATGACAAGCATAAGTATGCTTTTACCTATTTAACCTATCAGTTAAAAATCTAA
- a CDS encoding isoamylase early set domain-containing protein translates to MAITKQYLKSKPVCKVTFTVPAEEASKVYVVGDFNNWNPKKGTLRKLKNGTFKGTMDLPKEASYEFRYLIDDTYVNEAEADRYQWNEFAGTENAVLEL, encoded by the coding sequence ATGGCTATCACAAAACAGTATTTAAAAAGTAAGCCGGTATGTAAAGTGACTTTTACAGTGCCAGCAGAAGAAGCTTCTAAAGTTTATGTAGTAGGAGATTTCAATAATTGGAATCCTAAAAAAGGAACTTTAAGGAAATTAAAGAATGGTACTTTTAAAGGCACTATGGACTTACCTAAGGAGGCATCTTATGAATTTAGATACCTTATAGATGATACTTATGTTAATGAAGCTGAGGCAGATCGTTATCAATGGAATGAATTTGCAGGCACAGAGAATGCAGTTTTAGAGTTATAA
- a CDS encoding energy transducer TonB, which translates to MKTILIYLLALISGTIQLYSQEDTAITFFPVEQLIHENCKKSKDTNQCLESILLKKVELALNNIEKSTKSYKDTLNIYVNFNTNKLGEIIEANISTFANDSIIKRKIGDSLKKSITKIPAFKVENRKTDKYISSHSFNFYFTQEVNHKFTSISTPENEIYKGGEITRIPLFEGQVYTDQQTDQRNFQSQIVNHIRKHFRYPEIAQEIGVQGVVYVNFKINEEGKVEKMRAKGPASLLEEAQSIISKLPTFRPGTLNGQPTTIAFTIPISFKLQ; encoded by the coding sequence ATGAAAACCATTTTAATATACTTATTAGCGCTCATTTCTGGTACTATACAACTTTATAGTCAGGAAGATACCGCAATAACTTTTTTCCCTGTAGAACAATTAATACATGAAAACTGTAAAAAATCTAAAGACACCAATCAATGCTTAGAATCTATTCTTTTAAAGAAAGTGGAATTAGCATTAAATAACATAGAAAAATCTACCAAAAGCTATAAAGACACCTTGAATATTTATGTAAATTTTAATACAAACAAGCTAGGTGAAATTATTGAAGCTAACATAAGTACTTTTGCCAATGATTCTATTATTAAACGGAAAATTGGAGATTCACTTAAAAAGTCAATTACAAAAATCCCTGCATTCAAAGTAGAAAATAGAAAAACAGATAAATATATTTCTTCACACTCATTTAACTTTTATTTCACCCAAGAAGTAAATCATAAATTCACATCAATTAGCACTCCCGAAAATGAAATTTATAAAGGTGGAGAAATTACAAGAATACCCTTATTTGAAGGTCAGGTATACACAGATCAGCAAACTGATCAACGAAATTTTCAATCACAAATAGTCAATCATATCCGAAAACACTTTAGATACCCTGAAATAGCGCAAGAAATTGGTGTACAAGGTGTTGTTTATGTGAATTTTAAAATTAATGAAGAAGGTAAGGTAGAAAAAATGAGAGCAAAAGGACCTGCAAGTTTACTTGAAGAAGCTCAATCAATTATTTCTAAGCTACCAACATTTAGGCCTGGAACATTAAATGGCCAACCAACAACTATCGCTTTTACAATTCCAATCTCATTTAAATTACAATAA
- a CDS encoding energy transducer TonB encodes MKKIYVLALLFLAFQNVATAQQETIIEEIEIREVEDVEEMTEIPFSVLDIAPLFPGCENDSSEDKKDCFQQKIFDHISANFIYPEEAKKNNIQGRVFSRFIIDGTGKITNITVRGPHELLENEAKRITALIPNMLEPGQHGGEIVRTLYSIPLTFKL; translated from the coding sequence ATGAAAAAAATATATGTACTCGCGCTGTTATTCCTAGCGTTCCAAAATGTAGCAACAGCACAACAAGAAACAATTATTGAAGAAATTGAAATTAGAGAGGTTGAAGACGTTGAAGAAATGACAGAAATTCCATTTTCTGTTTTAGATATCGCACCACTATTCCCAGGTTGTGAGAATGATTCCTCTGAAGATAAAAAAGACTGTTTTCAACAAAAAATTTTCGACCATATTAGCGCAAATTTTATCTACCCAGAGGAAGCTAAAAAAAATAACATACAAGGGAGAGTTTTTTCTAGATTCATAATTGATGGAACAGGAAAAATAACCAACATAACTGTTAGAGGGCCTCACGAGTTATTGGAAAATGAGGCTAAAAGAATTACAGCGTTAATCCCTAATATGCTAGAACCCGGACAACATGGCGGTGAAATTGTTAGAACGCTATACTCCATTCCATTGACCTTTAAACTTTAA
- a CDS encoding aminotransferase class V-fold PLP-dependent enzyme — translation MQKIIKEFPILDQTIYANTAAYGIMYDGLLDWRQEHDLDYLIGGSDFKLKAAKLITQVRATVGAFFNCKNENVALVQNFSLGMNMLLEGLDASNKVLLLDDDYPSLKWPFMSRGFDVHYVAILQGNLEENIVEKIKSEKITILAISIVQWVNGIKIDLDFLAKLKAEFPELLIIADGTQFCGTEDFDFDNSAIDVLGASGYKWLLAGSGNGFMLFKEEIKNRFTLKTAGFNSANGVVDGFDTIKFVKHFEPGHLDTLSFGSLKCSLDFLSGIGMKVIGDANAALSAYAFQEFSKLEVLEATVLARDKHSTIFNITGNQKMFDALLNNDIMCSQRGEGIRLSFHFYNTIKNVAKVINVIKKTK, via the coding sequence ATGCAAAAGATAATTAAAGAGTTTCCAATTTTAGATCAAACCATCTATGCAAATACAGCAGCCTACGGAATTATGTATGACGGCCTTTTAGATTGGCGTCAAGAACATGATTTAGATTATTTAATTGGAGGTAGTGATTTTAAACTTAAGGCGGCAAAGTTAATAACACAGGTGAGAGCCACTGTAGGGGCTTTTTTTAATTGTAAAAATGAGAATGTAGCCTTGGTTCAGAACTTTTCATTAGGAATGAATATGCTGTTAGAGGGCTTAGATGCTTCAAATAAGGTATTGTTATTAGATGATGATTACCCTTCTCTAAAATGGCCGTTTATGAGCCGTGGTTTTGATGTGCACTATGTAGCTATACTTCAAGGAAATTTAGAAGAAAACATTGTAGAAAAAATCAAATCAGAGAAAATTACCATTTTGGCAATTAGTATTGTACAATGGGTAAATGGGATTAAGATCGATTTGGATTTTCTTGCTAAACTTAAAGCGGAATTTCCAGAATTATTAATTATAGCCGATGGAACTCAGTTCTGTGGTACAGAAGATTTTGATTTTGATAATTCGGCAATAGATGTTTTAGGGGCTAGTGGTTATAAGTGGTTGCTTGCGGGCAGTGGTAACGGTTTCATGCTTTTTAAGGAAGAGATTAAGAATCGCTTTACGTTGAAAACCGCCGGTTTTAATTCTGCTAATGGTGTCGTTGATGGATTTGATACGATTAAATTTGTCAAACATTTTGAGCCAGGCCATTTAGATACCTTAAGTTTTGGTAGCTTAAAATGTTCTCTTGATTTTTTATCGGGTATTGGGATGAAGGTTATTGGTGACGCAAATGCCGCTTTGAGTGCTTATGCTTTTCAAGAGTTCTCGAAATTAGAAGTACTGGAAGCTACCGTCTTGGCAAGAGATAAGCATAGTACCATTTTTAATATTACGGGAAATCAAAAAATGTTTGATGCGCTCCTTAATAATGATATTATGTGTTCACAGCGTGGAGAGGGTATTAGACTAAGTTTTCATTTCTATAATACGATTAAAAATGTTGCTAAAGTTATAAATGTCATAAAAAAAACGAAGTAA
- a CDS encoding 2TM domain-containing protein — protein MFLKAKKESDINLEQHELLEHAQIRIKQKKRLYAHFIIFLVGSVFLVLINKILKYGEAYDWFIWVITFWSFLFVMHLINVFVTQKFMGLAWERSQREKLVKKQKTRIAALQKEIETEFPISQINKKKED, from the coding sequence ATGTTTTTAAAAGCTAAAAAAGAATCGGATATAAATTTAGAGCAGCATGAGTTATTAGAACATGCTCAAATACGTATTAAGCAAAAGAAGCGCCTTTATGCCCATTTCATCATTTTTTTAGTAGGTAGTGTCTTTTTAGTTTTAATTAATAAAATACTCAAATATGGCGAAGCCTATGACTGGTTTATTTGGGTGATAACGTTCTGGTCGTTTCTATTTGTAATGCACCTTATAAATGTATTTGTTACCCAAAAATTTATGGGTCTAGCCTGGGAACGTAGTCAGAGAGAGAAGTTGGTTAAAAAACAAAAAACACGCATAGCAGCGCTTCAAAAAGAAATAGAAACAGAATTCCCTATTTCTCAAATAAATAAAAAAAAAGAAGATTGA